Proteins from a single region of Argopecten irradians isolate NY chromosome 7, Ai_NY, whole genome shotgun sequence:
- the LOC138327160 gene encoding snaclec anticoagulant protein subunit B-like translates to MMKFLSKQGIEAGSCSTPSCRIDEMCVADATNPTCVKHGKSIVKCPKKSFRKGNTCYKMFGDKKPWNKARDICVAKGSNLIEIHSTEDDEFIARIAKFSIVDFKIREGVFWTGLVYSSPKSAWIWDGSRYSLTYNMFSPTIPTKQDGMCMGVSYVNTSVLREWKSVNCNTTDIFMCQYEYVFLLLSLNDTIQPMVFWYL, encoded by the exons atgatGAAATTCTTGTCGAAACAGGGGATAGAAGCTGGGTCTTGTTCAACACCTTCCTGTAGAATAGATGAAATGTGTGTTGCTGATGCCACTAACCCAACTTGTGTGAAACACG GAAAGAGTATTGTGAAATGCCCCAAAAAATCGTTCCGCAAAGGGAACACCTGCTACAAGATGTTTGGTGATAAGAAACCTTGGAACAAAGCAAGG GATATCTGTGTTGCTAAAGGATcgaatctgattgaaatacactCTACTGAGGACGACGAGTTTATTGCACGCATCGCGAAATTTTCAATAGTGGATTTCA AAATCAGAGAAGGTGTCTTTTGGACTGGACTGGTATACTCCAGTCCTAAATCAGCTTGGATATGGGACGGAAGCAGATATAGTCTTACCTACAACATGTTTTCGCCGACTATTCCGACTAAACAAGATGGCATGTGCATGGGTGTGTCGTATGTCAACACGTCTGTGCTGCGGGAATGGAAATCGGTCAATTGTAACACAACGGATATCTTCATGTGCCAATATGAGTACGTTttcttgttactaagtttgaatgATACAATACAACCAATGGTTTTCTggtatttatga